The following are encoded in a window of Emcibacter sp. SYSU 3D8 genomic DNA:
- a CDS encoding ABC transporter permease, with the protein MHKIIEPPAYAVRQIGAVNWIGLWTLYCKEVKRFMKVGLQTVFAPAVTTILFFAVFMLALGGDHRVVRGLPFAEFLVPGLVMMGIVQNSFANTSSSLLIAKVQGNIVDLLMPPLSAGEMVLAFALGGVTRGILVAVAVVLPLLPFVDIHLPHPFLAVYFALSASLLLSLVGLLGGVWATKFDHMAAITNFVIMPLSFLSGTFYSIERLPAVWQTISHFNPFFYAIDGLRYSFIDHADSSIPLGMGVMLALNIGLYTVCYWVFRRGYRLKD; encoded by the coding sequence ATGCACAAGATCATCGAACCGCCCGCCTATGCCGTCCGCCAGATCGGCGCCGTCAACTGGATCGGGCTCTGGACGCTTTACTGCAAGGAAGTGAAGCGCTTCATGAAGGTCGGCCTGCAGACGGTGTTCGCGCCGGCGGTGACGACGATCCTGTTCTTTGCCGTCTTCATGCTGGCGCTGGGCGGCGACCACCGGGTGGTGCGCGGCCTGCCCTTTGCCGAGTTCCTCGTCCCGGGCCTGGTGATGATGGGAATCGTCCAGAACAGCTTCGCCAACACATCGTCTTCCCTGTTGATCGCCAAGGTGCAGGGCAACATCGTCGATCTGCTGATGCCGCCCCTGAGCGCCGGCGAGATGGTGCTGGCCTTCGCGCTCGGCGGGGTGACGCGGGGCATCCTGGTCGCCGTCGCCGTGGTGCTGCCGCTGCTGCCGTTCGTCGACATCCACCTGCCGCATCCCTTCCTGGCGGTCTATTTCGCGCTGTCGGCCTCGCTGCTGCTGTCGCTGGTAGGGCTGCTCGGCGGCGTCTGGGCGACCAAGTTCGACCACATGGCGGCGATCACCAACTTCGTCATCATGCCGTTGTCATTCCTGTCGGGGACGTTCTATTCGATCGAGCGACTGCCGGCCGTCTGGCAGACCATCAGCCATTTCAACCCGTTCTTCTATGCGATCGACGGCCTGCGCTATTCGTTCATCGATCACGCAGACAGCTCCATTCCGCTGGGCATGGGCGTCATGCTGGCGCTCAACATCGGGCTATACACCGTCTGCTACTGGGTGTTCCGACGAGGTTACCGGCTGAAGGACTGA
- a CDS encoding aspartate aminotransferase family protein has protein sequence MITAVMPTYARADLAFDKGKGSYLYSTEGEKFLDFCGGIAVTSLGHAHPHLVEALKAQAEALWHTSNLYRIPQQEKLAARLTEATFADTVFVCNSGAEALECAIKTTRKYHYVNGAPERFRIVTMEGAFHGRTLATIAAGGQAKHLEGFGPKVEGFDQVPFGDLDALSNAIGPATAGVLFEPVRGEGGINAIPVELMARIRKLCDERGILMVLDEVQCGIGRTGKLFAYQWSDIAPDILASAKGLGGGFPIGACLASEEAAKGMVAGSHGSTFGGNPMACAVANAVLDVVLAPGFLDRVQDLGGYMGQKLASVVAKHPDILDSVQGVGLIRGLRCKVPNTDLVNALRDQHVLTVGAGENQVRLLPPLTVTEDEIDEAVAAIDTACGAVAARLSPVP, from the coding sequence ATGATCACGGCTGTGATGCCGACCTATGCGCGGGCCGACCTCGCCTTTGACAAGGGCAAGGGCTCGTACCTCTACAGCACCGAAGGCGAGAAGTTCCTGGACTTCTGCGGCGGCATCGCCGTGACCAGCCTCGGCCATGCCCACCCGCATCTTGTCGAGGCGCTGAAGGCCCAGGCCGAGGCGCTTTGGCATACCTCGAACCTCTACCGAATTCCGCAACAGGAAAAGCTGGCCGCGCGCCTGACCGAGGCGACCTTCGCGGATACCGTGTTTGTATGCAATTCGGGCGCCGAGGCGCTGGAATGCGCCATCAAGACCACCCGCAAATATCACTATGTCAACGGCGCGCCGGAGCGCTTCCGTATTGTCACCATGGAAGGCGCCTTTCACGGCCGCACCCTGGCGACCATCGCCGCCGGCGGACAGGCCAAGCACCTCGAGGGCTTCGGGCCCAAGGTAGAGGGCTTCGACCAGGTGCCGTTCGGCGACCTCGACGCCCTGTCCAACGCCATCGGTCCGGCCACCGCCGGCGTGCTGTTCGAGCCGGTGCGCGGCGAGGGCGGCATCAACGCCATTCCGGTCGAGTTGATGGCCAGGATCCGCAAGCTGTGCGACGAGCGCGGCATCCTGATGGTGCTGGACGAGGTCCAGTGCGGCATCGGCCGCACCGGCAAGCTGTTCGCCTATCAATGGTCCGACATCGCGCCCGACATCCTGGCAAGTGCCAAGGGCCTGGGCGGCGGCTTCCCGATCGGCGCCTGCCTCGCCTCTGAAGAAGCGGCCAAAGGCATGGTCGCCGGCAGCCATGGCTCGACCTTTGGCGGCAACCCCATGGCCTGCGCCGTGGCCAATGCGGTGCTCGACGTCGTGCTGGCGCCCGGGTTTCTCGACCGGGTCCAGGATCTGGGCGGCTATATGGGCCAGAAGCTGGCATCGGTGGTGGCCAAGCATCCGGACATCCTGGACAGTGTGCAGGGCGTCGGCCTGATCCGGGGGCTGCGCTGCAAGGTACCCAACACCGATCTGGTCAATGCGCTGCGCGACCAGCATGTGCTGACCGTCGGGGCGGGTGAAAACCAGGTGCGCCTGCTGCCGCCGCTGACCGTCACCGAGGATGAAATCGATGAGGCGGTCGCCGCCATCGACACGGCGTGCGGCGCGGTCGCGGCACGGCTGAGTCCCGTGCCATGA
- the argF gene encoding ornithine carbamoyltransferase, with protein sequence MSDGGYRHFLDLDEIDAGELKAIIARARQIKGARAGLPKGAPDPDAPLDGHMLAAIFERESTRTRVSFDVGMRQLGGRTMILTGDETQLGRGETVADTARVLSRFVDAVMLRTLRHDYLLELAENATIPVINGLTQLTHPCQLMADVMTIEEHRGPIAGKVVVWTGDGNNVCASLVHAAVKFDFELRIATPKKYALRQDVLDWAAAHGGRVSVGEDPWAAVRDADCVFTDTFVSMGQTGREKRLERLAPFAVSSELMAAAKPDALFLHCLPAHRGEEVDETVIDGPKSVVWDEAENRLHVQKAILLWCLGK encoded by the coding sequence ATGAGCGACGGCGGCTATCGGCACTTTCTCGACCTTGATGAAATCGATGCCGGCGAATTGAAGGCCATCATCGCCCGCGCCCGGCAGATCAAGGGCGCGCGCGCCGGATTGCCCAAGGGCGCGCCGGACCCCGACGCGCCGCTGGACGGTCACATGCTGGCCGCCATCTTCGAGCGCGAGTCGACCCGGACCCGTGTGTCGTTCGACGTCGGCATGCGCCAGCTTGGCGGCCGGACCATGATATTGACCGGCGACGAAACCCAGCTGGGCCGTGGCGAGACGGTGGCCGATACCGCCCGCGTCCTGTCGCGCTTTGTCGACGCTGTCATGCTCCGCACCCTGCGCCACGATTACCTGCTGGAGCTGGCCGAAAACGCCACGATCCCCGTGATCAATGGCCTGACCCAGCTGACTCATCCATGCCAGCTGATGGCCGATGTGATGACCATCGAGGAGCATCGCGGCCCCATCGCCGGCAAGGTGGTGGTCTGGACCGGCGACGGCAACAATGTCTGCGCCAGCCTGGTGCATGCGGCCGTGAAGTTCGATTTCGAGCTGCGCATCGCCACACCGAAGAAATATGCCCTGCGCCAGGACGTGCTGGACTGGGCCGCCGCGCATGGAGGCCGTGTCTCGGTCGGCGAGGATCCGTGGGCCGCCGTCAGGGACGCCGACTGCGTGTTCACCGACACTTTCGTGTCCATGGGGCAGACCGGCCGCGAAAAGCGGCTGGAGCGGCTGGCGCCGTTCGCCGTCAGCAGCGAACTGATGGCCGCGGCGAAACCCGATGCCCTGTTCCTGCACTGCCTGCCGGCCCATCGCGGCGAGGAAGTGGACGAGACGGTCATTGACGGGCCCAAGTCGGTCGTCTGGGACGAGGCCGAGAACCGGCTACACGTCCAGAAGGCCATCCTGCTGTGGTGCCTGGGAAAGTAA
- a CDS encoding Hsp33 family molecular chaperone gives MPASASLLGGTADDVIQPFQIEGAAVRGRVVRLGPLVDDILNRHAYPDGVASLLAHALAMTALLGSAIKFEGKLIMQAKGDGAVKTIVVDYRTPGEMRGWVAFDQALYDAAVAKGVDPGREVPQLLGGGYLAFTIDQGPDTERYQGIVGLEGGTLAECAQKYFEDSEQLPSAVKLSAARVDGKWRAGGIMLQYLASAGHQHDDGDEDDDSWRESAILMASTRDEELVNPALTPTQVLFRLFHERGVRVFDPLSLAVFCQCSRERIEDVLAQFAGDDMSDMVVDGKIVVTCEFCSRVYEFEPPAE, from the coding sequence ATGCCTGCCAGCGCCTCGCTACTCGGCGGCACCGCCGACGATGTCATCCAGCCGTTCCAGATCGAGGGCGCGGCGGTGCGCGGCCGGGTCGTCCGTCTCGGTCCGCTGGTCGACGATATCCTGAACCGCCACGCCTATCCGGATGGCGTCGCCAGCCTGCTTGCCCATGCGCTGGCCATGACAGCGTTGCTGGGCAGCGCGATCAAGTTCGAGGGCAAGCTGATCATGCAGGCCAAGGGCGACGGCGCGGTGAAGACCATCGTCGTCGATTACAGGACGCCGGGCGAGATGCGCGGCTGGGTTGCCTTCGACCAGGCGCTGTATGACGCGGCGGTGGCCAAGGGCGTCGATCCGGGCCGCGAGGTGCCGCAGCTGCTGGGCGGCGGCTATCTGGCTTTCACCATCGACCAGGGACCGGATACAGAACGCTACCAGGGCATCGTCGGCCTGGAAGGCGGCACCCTGGCCGAATGCGCCCAGAAATATTTCGAGGATTCCGAGCAGCTTCCCTCGGCGGTGAAGCTGAGCGCCGCGCGGGTGGACGGCAAATGGCGGGCCGGCGGCATCATGCTGCAATATCTGGCCTCCGCCGGACACCAGCACGACGATGGCGACGAGGATGACGACAGCTGGCGCGAGAGCGCCATCCTGATGGCCAGCACCCGCGACGAAGAACTGGTCAACCCGGCGCTGACGCCGACGCAGGTGCTGTTCCGGCTGTTCCACGAACGCGGCGTGCGCGTGTTCGACCCCCTATCGCTTGCCGTGTTCTGCCAGTGCAGCCGCGAGCGCATCGAGGACGTGCTGGCCCAGTTCGCCGGCGACGACATGTCGGACATGGTGGTCGACGGCAAGATCGTCGTGACCTGTGAATTTTGCAGCCGGGTCTACGAGTTCGAACCGCCAGCGGAATGA
- a CDS encoding DUF4175 family protein, translating to MPDSDEQPPGRLSRILAVARWAAVGVLLAIIAVRYILPHVAADPDMVSIKLEDAVTVDDIKDKLVPPDQIFVNPVARQLVELGNRLVAAPRDRQDAIRQLFALSENPDILGDDMTTYLAVRSAYWQLRRDPEVRGSFETALMLWDAAESLESNSAIAAASSGSAAGGLD from the coding sequence ATGCCTGATTCCGACGAACAACCTCCGGGCCGCCTCTCGCGGATACTGGCTGTCGCGCGCTGGGCCGCGGTCGGCGTGCTGCTCGCCATCATCGCCGTGCGTTATATTCTGCCGCACGTTGCGGCCGATCCCGACATGGTGTCGATCAAGCTCGAAGATGCGGTCACGGTCGACGACATCAAGGACAAGCTGGTGCCGCCGGACCAGATCTTCGTCAACCCGGTCGCCCGCCAGCTCGTCGAACTGGGTAACCGCCTGGTCGCCGCGCCGCGGGACCGTCAGGACGCGATCCGCCAGCTGTTCGCCCTGAGCGAAAATCCAGACATTCTGGGCGACGATATGACCACCTATCTGGCGGTGCGCTCGGCCTACTGGCAGCTGCGCCGGGATCCGGAAGTGCGCGGCAGCTTCGAGACCGCCCTGATGCTGTGGGACGCGGCGGAAAGCCTCGAGAGCAACAGCGCCATTGCCGCGGCCAGCAGCGGCAGCGCCGCTGGCGGTCTGGATTAG
- the lysA gene encoding diaminopimelate decarboxylase — protein sequence MNHFEYRNGIMHAEDVPLTEIAAAVGTPFYCYSTATLTRHYTVFSNAFAQMDALVCYAMKANSNLAVLKTLGRLGAGADIVSEGELRRALAAGIPADRIVFSGVGKTLDEMAFALDQGILQFNVESEPELMVLNAVAVQKGVRAPVALRINPDVDARTHEKISTGKGENKFGLPLARAREMYRLAADLPGIEPVGVDVHIGSQLTSLDPYEEAFGHIARLVVELRAEGHDIRRVDVGGGLGIPYHPDDPEPPHPDAYAALIARLIGPLDCQVVLEPGRLIVGNAGILVSKVVHVKQTGNRSFVIIDGAMNDLVRPSMYGAYHHILPVAEPAPDMEASPVDFVGPVCETGDTFAKERMSTPLAANDLVAIMSAGAYGAVMASSYNTRPLVPEVLVDGDRFAVIRRRPTYEEMLAAETLPEWLLG from the coding sequence ATGAATCATTTCGAGTACCGCAACGGCATCATGCATGCCGAGGATGTGCCGCTGACCGAGATCGCGGCGGCGGTGGGCACGCCGTTCTATTGCTATTCGACCGCGACGCTGACCCGGCATTACACCGTATTCTCGAATGCTTTCGCGCAGATGGACGCGCTGGTCTGCTACGCGATGAAGGCCAATTCCAACCTGGCGGTGCTGAAGACCCTGGGCAGACTGGGCGCCGGCGCCGACATCGTCTCGGAAGGCGAGCTGCGGCGGGCGCTGGCGGCGGGCATCCCGGCGGACAGGATCGTGTTCTCGGGCGTCGGCAAGACCCTGGACGAAATGGCCTTCGCTCTCGATCAGGGCATCCTCCAGTTCAACGTGGAATCCGAGCCCGAGTTGATGGTGCTGAACGCCGTCGCCGTGCAAAAGGGCGTCCGGGCGCCGGTGGCGCTGCGCATCAACCCCGATGTGGATGCCAGGACCCATGAGAAGATTTCGACCGGCAAGGGCGAGAACAAGTTCGGCCTGCCGCTGGCGCGGGCGCGCGAGATGTACCGGCTTGCCGCCGACCTGCCCGGCATCGAGCCGGTCGGCGTCGACGTGCATATCGGCTCCCAGCTGACCTCGCTCGATCCCTACGAGGAGGCGTTCGGCCATATCGCCAGGCTGGTGGTGGAACTGCGTGCCGAAGGGCACGACATCCGGCGCGTGGACGTGGGCGGCGGGCTCGGCATCCCCTATCATCCCGATGATCCGGAGCCGCCGCATCCGGACGCCTACGCCGCGTTGATCGCGCGGCTGATCGGGCCGCTGGATTGCCAGGTCGTGCTCGAGCCGGGCCGTCTGATCGTCGGCAACGCCGGAATCCTGGTCTCGAAGGTCGTCCATGTGAAGCAGACCGGAAACCGCAGCTTCGTGATCATCGACGGCGCCATGAACGACCTGGTGCGGCCCAGCATGTACGGCGCCTATCACCATATCCTGCCCGTCGCCGAACCTGCCCCGGACATGGAAGCCTCGCCGGTCGATTTCGTCGGCCCGGTTTGCGAAACCGGCGACACCTTCGCCAAGGAGCGGATGTCGACCCCGCTTGCCGCCAATGATCTTGTCGCCATCATGTCCGCAGGCGCCTATGGCGCTGTGATGGCGTCCAGCTATAATACCAGGCCGTTGGTGCCGGAAGTGCTGGTGGACGGCGACAGATTCGCCGTGATCCGCCGCCGGCCTACATACGAGGAAATGCTGGCCGCGGAAACGCTGCCGGAATGGCTGCTGGGCTGA
- the argH gene encoding argininosuccinate lyase: protein MADDNGSNKLWGGRFAGGPAAIMERINASIGFDRKLYAQDIAASKAHCAMLVATDIIGAEDGKAILAGLDQIKGEIEAGDFTINPALEDIHMHVESRLAQIIGDAAGRLHTARSRNDQVATDFRLWVRDTIDDLDGALIDLQQALLARAEEHAETLMPGFTHLQVAQPVTFGHHLMAYVEMFGRDRGRLADARTRLNENPLGSAALAGTSFPIDRHMTARALGFDRPTANSLDAVSDRDFALEFLSAASICAVHLSRLAEELVIWSSAQFRFASLSDSFSTGSSIMPQKRNPDAAELIRAKTGRIVGSLNTLLIVMKGLPLAYSKDMQEDKEPTFDAAEAIGLCVAAMAGMIGDLKVNKPVLLQAAGAGFATATDLADWLVQNLDMPFRRAHHVTGALVKLAEDEGCDLPDLSLAQMQAVEAGITDAVFGVLTVERSVASRRSYGGTSPERVREAIAAWKERLA from the coding sequence ATGGCAGACGACAACGGGTCCAACAAGCTCTGGGGCGGCCGCTTCGCTGGCGGGCCGGCCGCGATCATGGAGCGTATCAACGCGTCCATCGGCTTCGACCGCAAGCTGTATGCCCAGGATATCGCCGCGTCGAAAGCCCACTGCGCCATGCTGGTCGCCACCGACATCATCGGCGCCGAGGACGGCAAGGCGATCCTGGCCGGGCTCGACCAGATCAAGGGCGAGATCGAGGCGGGCGACTTCACCATCAATCCGGCGCTCGAGGACATCCATATGCATGTGGAGTCCCGGCTTGCCCAGATCATCGGCGACGCCGCCGGCCGGCTGCACACCGCCCGCTCGCGCAACGACCAGGTGGCGACCGACTTCCGGCTCTGGGTGCGCGACACGATCGACGATCTGGACGGCGCGCTCATCGACCTGCAGCAGGCGCTGCTGGCACGGGCCGAGGAGCATGCGGAAACCCTGATGCCGGGCTTCACCCATCTGCAGGTGGCCCAGCCGGTGACCTTCGGCCACCACCTGATGGCCTATGTGGAGATGTTCGGCCGCGACCGTGGCCGGCTGGCGGATGCGCGCACGCGGCTCAACGAGAATCCGCTCGGCTCGGCGGCGCTTGCCGGCACGTCGTTCCCCATCGACCGGCACATGACGGCAAGGGCGCTCGGCTTCGACCGTCCCACCGCCAATTCGCTCGATGCGGTGTCCGACCGGGACTTCGCGCTGGAGTTCCTGTCGGCAGCCTCGATCTGCGCCGTGCATCTGTCGCGGCTGGCGGAAGAGCTGGTCATCTGGTCCAGCGCCCAGTTCCGCTTCGCCAGCCTGAGCGATTCGTTCTCGACCGGGTCGTCGATCATGCCGCAAAAGCGCAACCCGGACGCGGCCGAGCTGATCCGCGCAAAGACCGGCCGGATCGTCGGGTCGCTCAACACCCTGCTGATCGTCATGAAGGGCCTGCCGCTCGCCTATTCCAAGGACATGCAGGAGGACAAGGAGCCGACCTTCGACGCCGCCGAGGCGATCGGCCTGTGCGTCGCGGCCATGGCCGGGATGATCGGCGACCTGAAGGTCAACAAGCCTGTCTTGCTGCAGGCGGCCGGCGCCGGTTTCGCCACCGCGACCGACCTGGCCGACTGGCTGGTGCAGAACCTGGACATGCCGTTCCGGCGCGCCCATCACGTCACCGGCGCGCTGGTCAAGCTGGCCGAGGACGAGGGCTGCGACCTGCCGGATCTGAGCCTTGCGCAGATGCAGGCCGTCGAGGCCGGGATCACCGACGCCGTGTTCGGCGTGCTGACCGTCGAGCGGTCGGTGGCCAGCCGCCGGTCCTATGGCGGCACCTCGCCCGAGCGGGTGCGCGAGGCCATTGCCGCGTGGAAGGAGCGCCTCGCATGA
- a CDS encoding TlpA disulfide reductase family protein, with translation MTLKRLLRTAIVLSAALYVGCGETGNPETGTAPALQPVGQVEDFEVAAEPRPVPELAFKTVGDRDVTLSDFRGKTVLLNFWATWCAPCKVEMPSLDRLQAQLGGDKFAVVAISSDRAGKRAVDPWFDEEGFKLERYYDPKNAVGMGLGVTGLPTTILLDAQGRELGRMLGDAEWDSPEAVALVKQAMGD, from the coding sequence ATGACCCTGAAGCGCCTGCTGCGCACCGCCATTGTCCTAAGCGCTGCCTTATATGTCGGCTGCGGCGAGACAGGCAACCCGGAAACCGGTACGGCGCCCGCGCTGCAACCCGTGGGACAGGTCGAGGATTTCGAGGTTGCCGCCGAGCCCCGGCCCGTGCCGGAGCTCGCCTTCAAGACCGTGGGCGACCGGGACGTGACGCTGAGCGACTTCCGCGGCAAGACCGTGCTGCTCAACTTCTGGGCCACCTGGTGCGCACCGTGCAAGGTGGAGATGCCATCGCTCGACCGGCTGCAGGCGCAGCTGGGCGGCGACAAGTTCGCCGTCGTCGCCATCTCCAGCGACCGGGCCGGCAAGCGCGCGGTCGATCCCTGGTTCGACGAAGAGGGCTTCAAGCTGGAACGCTATTACGACCCCAAGAACGCCGTCGGCATGGGCCTGGGCGTCACCGGCCTGCCCACCACCATCCTGCTCGACGCGCAGGGCCGCGAACTGGGCCGCATGCTGGGCGACGCCGAATGGGACAGCCCGGAAGCGGTGGCGCTGGTGAAGCAGGCGATGGGGGATTAG
- a CDS encoding DUF1778 domain-containing protein gives MPRKHAKAESPPNRVERLGFRLDEDTKELIERAAHLSRRKVSDFCVTALAETARRTIAEHETLALSDRDRAAFFDALVNPPEPSERLVRALAEHKRRVAP, from the coding sequence ATGCCGCGCAAACACGCGAAAGCCGAAAGCCCGCCCAACCGCGTCGAGCGGCTCGGGTTTCGGCTGGATGAGGACACCAAGGAGCTGATCGAGCGGGCGGCCCATCTGTCCCGGCGCAAGGTGAGCGACTTCTGCGTCACCGCGCTGGCCGAGACCGCGCGCCGGACCATCGCCGAGCATGAGACGCTGGCGCTGTCTGACCGCGACCGCGCGGCGTTCTTCGACGCGCTGGTCAATCCGCCCGAGCCGAGCGAACGGCTGGTGCGCGCGCTGGCCGAACACAAGCGGCGCGTGGCGCCCTGA
- a CDS encoding GNAT family N-acetyltransferase, with protein MSVAAPPDLRIEALAAHHDRDGFSCGVDSLDRYFRTQASQDVRRKANGVFVLVEPERPDVVLGYYTLCATALAPGDVPAAALKHVPRYPLVSATLVGRLAVSDTRQGERLGAMLLADAVRRAHASAATVGSSMLVVDAINERAAAFYEANGFVRLPDSLRLVLPMQVIRGLVEP; from the coding sequence CTGAGCGTGGCCGCGCCGCCAGATCTGAGGATCGAGGCGCTGGCGGCGCATCACGACCGGGACGGCTTTTCCTGCGGCGTCGACAGCCTCGACCGCTACTTCCGCACCCAAGCCTCACAGGATGTCAGGCGCAAGGCCAACGGCGTCTTCGTTCTCGTCGAACCCGAACGGCCGGATGTCGTGCTCGGCTACTACACGCTCTGCGCCACGGCGCTGGCGCCGGGCGACGTTCCCGCCGCCGCGCTCAAGCATGTGCCGCGTTATCCGTTGGTCAGCGCCACCCTCGTCGGCCGGCTGGCTGTGTCGGACACGAGACAGGGCGAGCGGCTGGGCGCCATGCTGCTCGCCGACGCCGTGCGCCGCGCCCACGCCAGCGCGGCGACGGTCGGCTCGTCGATGCTGGTGGTGGACGCGATCAACGAGCGCGCGGCGGCCTTCTATGAAGCCAACGGCTTCGTGCGGCTGCCGGACTCGCTGCGGCTCGTGCTGCCGATGCAGGTGATCAGGGGTTTGGTGGAACCATGA
- a CDS encoding acyl-CoA dehydrogenase family protein, whose amino-acid sequence MLTRNIYEPEHEMFRDAVRKFFQKELTPFHGEWEKAGKVPRDFWRKAGEQGLLCPQVPEEYGGAGGDYRYLAIVDEELGLAGASGPGFAVHSDIVCGYMLKYASEDQKRQWLPKMVTGEVVTAIAMTEPGTGSDLQGVKTTALLDGNHYVVNGNKTFISNGQNADLVIVVAKTDPSLGAKGISLLLVEADRDGFARGRNLDKMGMHAADTSELFFTDVRVPTSNLLGPEEGKGFAQLMSELPQERLGIALNAQAVAQYAYDLTVAYVKERKAFGKTVFDFQNTRFKLAELKTQVEVGWAFCDKCIEHHLRHELTATDAAMAKLWVTEMLGRVVDEGVQLHGGYGFMNEYPITRLYTDSRVQRIFGGTSEIMKELISRSI is encoded by the coding sequence ATGCTCACCCGCAACATCTATGAGCCGGAACACGAAATGTTCCGCGACGCCGTCCGCAAGTTCTTCCAGAAGGAGCTGACACCGTTCCACGGCGAGTGGGAGAAGGCCGGCAAGGTGCCGCGGGATTTCTGGCGCAAGGCCGGCGAGCAGGGCCTGCTGTGCCCGCAGGTGCCCGAGGAATATGGCGGTGCCGGCGGCGACTACCGCTATCTGGCCATTGTCGATGAGGAACTGGGGCTGGCGGGCGCGTCGGGTCCGGGCTTTGCCGTGCACAGCGACATCGTCTGCGGCTACATGCTGAAATACGCCAGCGAGGACCAGAAGCGGCAATGGCTGCCGAAGATGGTCACCGGCGAGGTGGTGACCGCCATCGCGATGACCGAGCCGGGCACCGGCAGCGACCTGCAGGGCGTCAAGACCACGGCGCTGCTCGACGGCAACCACTATGTGGTGAACGGCAACAAGACCTTCATCTCCAACGGCCAGAACGCCGACCTGGTCATCGTCGTCGCCAAGACCGATCCGAGCCTGGGCGCCAAGGGCATCAGCCTGCTGCTGGTCGAGGCGGACCGCGACGGCTTCGCGCGCGGCCGGAACCTGGACAAGATGGGCATGCACGCGGCCGACACGTCCGAGCTGTTCTTCACCGACGTGCGGGTGCCGACGTCGAACCTGCTCGGCCCGGAGGAGGGCAAGGGCTTTGCCCAGCTGATGAGCGAGCTGCCGCAGGAGCGCCTCGGCATCGCGCTCAACGCCCAGGCCGTGGCGCAATATGCCTACGATCTGACCGTGGCCTATGTGAAAGAGCGCAAGGCGTTCGGCAAGACGGTGTTCGACTTCCAGAACACCCGCTTCAAGCTGGCCGAGCTGAAGACCCAGGTCGAGGTCGGCTGGGCGTTCTGCGACAAGTGCATCGAGCATCATCTGCGCCACGAACTGACCGCCACCGACGCGGCCATGGCCAAGCTGTGGGTCACCGAGATGCTGGGCCGCGTGGTCGACGAGGGCGTGCAGCTGCACGGCGGCTACGGCTTCATGAACGAGTACCCGATCACCCGGCTCTATACCGACTCGCGCGTGCAGCGCATCTTCGGCGGCACGTCCGAGATCATGAAGGAACTGATCAGCCGGTCGATCTGA